The region GTTAGTGCcaagcctcgtcctcctccttggttgCTGCTACTGATGTTATCTTCGTTGCTAGGAGGAAATCGTGGGAAAAGGAGATGATCACAGCAAGGCTGATGAATCTGCTCGTCTATTCTAGGCTCAAGTCCAAGCTGTCTTCTTCTCTGCGTGCAGTTGCACCTGCAGCAAACCGTCCGTCATAAGCTGAGACGAATGCTCACCAATAGCAGTTCACGCTGCCTGCCTGCGCCACAGTTGGGGTTTCGGGCCGCGCGGTACTTGGAGCTTGCGCCTGTTTGCCACCTAAACGGGCGTACCTTACCCCTTATCTTATCCAGCACCTGAGTGGTTCGGGAGCTTCACGATTATGAACGTGACTTTAGAGTAGACATCGAGATAAAAGAAATAACGACTAATTACAAACCTAAGGAGATCTATACACAAAGGAAACAACAGTGtcgacagacagacagacagacagaatATGTCACCCCCACCCATCTTACCAAAGACCCACAACATCTGACAATCTTCGAGTTCCATATAACGCCGAAAGCGCACGATATAAAAGTCCCTAACAAGTACACGGAAAGTAAGCCATCGACAGAGGCCAACACCTGACCGGGAAGCAAAAATCCACCCTCGAGCTGCTTGCCCCTGTGACGACAGTGATTTTCCTATACCCGAACCTGTTTCGAGGTAATTGAAGCAACAATAACCCATTCGACCCCATGTGAAATGACAAGTATACACATTTAAACCGTAATATGCGATTCCAAATCCGCCACTTTCTCCTCGTTTCCTACATTTCTAACGTGTATTAGACCTGGAAGCTGCCGGGCTTCTTGAAAACAATGTAAGCAGTGCCGCCAGGCTTGAGACCAACCTGTTTCATCATGTTAGCCTTTTTCGTTTTTATCAACATTAGCAGAATGATACATACGGTGCAGCCCTTGTCCTGAGAGTAAGTGCCGGCCTTGAGCCAGCAGGTACCAGAGATGTCACCCTCGACCTTGATGTCAAAGTTGAGAATGGCGTGGCTGGTAGGCAGGTTGGGGAAGACGGAAAGGAAGGTCTCGCCCGTCAAGCTCTTGCCGACACCGATGTTGGTGGGGGACCAATTGCCGGCAGAATCGGGGTACTTCTCGCTCTTCCACTTGCAGGCCTCCTGAACGGGGACACCGGCGTTGTTGACGTAGTATTGAGCCGTGGTGGGCTTGCCTTGCCACTTGTAGTAGGTCCTGGAGTCGGGGTTGGTCAAAGGATAGGTTCCGCCGGGCTGAGTATCAACGGGGATGATCATGTTCTCGTTGCCAGGATAGTCGGTACGGCAAACAGCAGCGTTGTCATCGAGCTCGTTGCGGACAAAgacaccaccggcaccagCCTCGCAGAGAGTCTTGACGGAGGGGCGGGTGAGCTCCAAGAAACCATCCGCATTGCACCAAAGGCCACCGACAGACTGGCCGGTGGCACCCTGCTCCTCGGGCCACTGGGTCTTCTGGTAACCGGGAGGGCAGGCATAAGAGCACATCATTTTGGGCCCGCAGGTGCCATCAACAGGCTGGTCAATGTTGTCAACGGCCTTGCCCTTGACCCAGTCGCCAAAGCTGGCCAAAGTGGTCCAGCCGCGAGTGGTAGACCAGGGAATCTTGACAGCACCATAGTCGGTAGGAACCTCACTGCAACGAATCTTGCCGCTGGGGAATTCGGCGTCCAGACCGGTTCCCTTGGGAACTtcgggctcctcctcctcctcctcttcctcctccttctcaggTTCCGGCTCCTCGGTAGCCTTGACCTTGGGAGCTTCCGAAGTTGTGGTGGGTTCGGGCTTGGCGCTGGTGGTCTTCTCGAAGAACTGACCACCATGCTCGGGGAGAACGATCGAGGTGGTGacggaagggggaggggcgcTGAAAGAAGGCTTCGACGACCCAACAACAGCGAACTGGCCGGCGGCGATACCCTCCtgggccttctcctcggggATGACTTGGCCGTCAAGAACGTACTTGACAACGGTGGggccctcaacaacctcggtgatgatgacggtcTTGTCGGTGCGCTTCTCAAGTTCAACGGGCGACTGGTTGTGCTTGCGGGcatggcggtggaggtgggcgtGACCGTGGTTATGGGGCTGAGCGACAACGCCGGCAACAACCGCCGCGGCGACGGCAGTTTTGAAAAGTCCCTTCATCTTGATAGTGTGTCTTGAGCGTATAACTTTGTCGTCGTGACTATTTTTCCGTCGCAAGTGTCTGGAATGTTTCTGTTCAAGATTAACCACTGGCCTGTCGTGGCGCGCCTGGTCAAGAAAGATTGACAGCCTctgcctccgcctccgcctccgcctgaGCCTGAGCCTCCGCTCATCGCAAATGATGTCTCCATTATTCTGTTTACTGTACCGGGATCGTGTGGATGGCCAACATCTGGGTTCGGAGATCGGGGCTCGAAACAACGGCCAACGTAGACGAGCGGCGGGGCTGGAGATCGGGTCTTCGGGAACGTGGGAAACTAACCtattgttttgttttgatcGGATGCTACAGGTACAGTACAGTACAATCGCAAGGTTCCAAAGGAATGTGGTAGAGAGCCGAAAACTCTCTGTTGGCTGGAAGACTTGTCGCGCAAAGAGAGTGTGCGGTGACAAGAGTGGAAAACGAGTGTGCAACAGTTCAAGGGAGTGGTGAactgaagaaggagaaatGGGGTCTCGAGCGGTGGAGCGGTCAGGGCGAGCGGCGGATGGCCAGACTGAGTCCAAGGGGGAAAATGAGGAGGAAATGAGCGTCAACCGGGGTGCCTGAGCTTGGATGGCCGCCAAGCACTGGGCGTTGACCTTGACGGTGGGGATCCCCTTCCTTGGCGAGATTGCCCAAATTTGGGAGTGGGCGGCTACTGCAGGTACCATCGTCGCTGTGACGGCAGAGCCAGATGCCCACCGGCACAGGACGTCAGCGCGTCGAGGGAGAACTCTGTCTGAAAcaacccatccaaccatACCTCACGACAGCTTCAACAACATCGCAACCGTTCAAGCGGTCGTTGACTAATTCGATCGCGGAGAGATTCGACCAAGCCTTGCCAACAACAGTGGCGCGAAATCTCACGAGAGCCAAGACTACCAGATGGAAAGCTGCCAAGCTCGCGACGAATCAAGCTCCTTTCGTGAGGAGTTTCTCCCCGATTTTCCAGGGCCCAGACTGTTGGCCCTCCGGATAGGTTCCGGCATTTAGGTCTTGGGATTGAGCGGTGATGCCTGGGCGTCCTCTTTTGCGCGGGAGTAGAGAAGATTGTCCTCGTTTCGAGTTCCATTCGTGTTCCAATTTATTTTCTTGTCAACGCATGGCAAAGGCGTGTTGATGAGATGATATAGTAAATTGCATTGTCGTGTCCTGTCGAGTCGAGTCCATCTGTACAACGTGCCTCGCATCGTTCCATCGGCCGCCAGCGTCGATAACTCTCAGATAGTACCTGACTAAACCCGATTAGGAACATCAACAGCCAATCCGCAACCTTTCTGCAAATCTTGGGGGAAAAAAGCAGCCACCCGACTTTATGCCGTGCCGACACTGCTGACTCGACAAAGCACGACAGGAATAGACAAAACGACGAGCTCGTTGGTCGCAACGGTCGAAACAACATGCACCGCAACGGTGGTGTTTACCATCCTCCCGGGCTTCATCGTCTCTGGGGTTCTGAGGCGCGGTCGGCCCACGCCGGCAGTTATCTATTAGCGTCCCCGGAAACTTGACGATCACTCGTGTTGCGAGAGTCCACACCTGGCTAGAACTCGGCCAGGTTGTTGAGATCGGTTGATCCTTTCGCTTCTTGCAGCCTCGATGACCTCCGCTGACGACCCGAAACAACAATATTGTTCCTGAATGGCTGACAAACAAGGCCGGCCAAGTGAAGTGTTTGTTTTCGTAGCCCGCGGGCTATCATCACTTGTCTTTGGTGTTCAGCCGAGCTATGCCAACAAATCGACTTACACGTCAGCCACTGCGTATTGGCTACACTTCGCAATGTCGAAGAAACACAACCTGCCGTCGTGTTATCAGGCATCTGAGCACAGATCCAGATCAGGATATGCTGTGTCTGTTTGAGCAAGACACACACTCACCTATCCCACTCGCACATAGCCGAAAGACGTCAAGTTTCACAGGCACGACATCAACCGCTGACCTGGGAACTGCTGCCACGTTGTCTGCCGAAAAAGGCTTGTTAATGGGGATACGGCATGGCTTTACTGACGCCGATTGTGACGGCTCGGTCAAGCGGCGCAACGGCAGTTCGGTTGTCGATGGTGCACCTTTAGAGGTGGGGGGGTAGTATGGTGTGTATCCTGCCAATGTCTTGATTGTGGCGTTCTGACGAGGCCCTCAAGTAGATGAATGGTCCAGTTTATATTGGCCTTGAGTGGTTCATGCTGTATGTTGCGTGCCTTCAGTTAATATTGCTGTAAACTTTGGCCTGGTACCTATCTAGTAGGCCCTTTGGGAGCCTATGTCCTAAGAAACCTTTGACGCCAGTCTGGTCTGCCTAGCTTGCGTAGTTTATTTTTGTTCGGTTGAGAGAATTACCCTCATTGCCTCTCTAGACTTCTGGCGATGTTATCTCGCACCACACAGTATTAGCGCTCTAAAGCATTGGTCTCTTTCTCAGCTGCCTTGCGGCGGAGTTTACCTTCTCTGTATTGCTATCAGCTTAGGCATAGTCGATTCATGAATTCTGCTTCATCATGTGGCATTCAAGTACACTTCACCATCTCTAAAGGGCTATACTATGCTTCGGTGGATGGCACACTGGAGAGCGTTTTTCTTGTCCAGCATGGTGTTTTCGGTAAAAGTATGGAACAATCTACATTATTATGGGCTACCGCTTCAGGAGAGCAGAGTGGTATGAGGTGCTTCAGCAGAAGCCCATTTCTTCACATTTTATTCATCGGTAGACACGTGAATTATGGGTGCTTTCAGGTTTGTTGAGTCTTGTTTGCTATCACTACCTGTGACTTGTGGGTCAGCTGGTCGATAGGTGATTCATTACAATCACAAGTCACGGGTATTGATAGCAAACAAGACTCTACAAACCTGAGATCAGAGTACGAGAGGTTCATCGTAGATAGAAGGCCTCCAGCAGCGTCCTTCGCATATGACATAACTGCGAATGTTGGTGTGCGGCACCACTATCCCACCAATGGCAAAGAAAGAGCCTCATACGATTTCTTCAGCTTTTGCAAAACCATAGACAACTCTTAGTTTTTTAACCAATAACGCTACAAGACTGTGTTGACATGCATGTAAGCAGCTGGAAACCCATAGAAGAGAGGCAACCAGTAATCAGTCGCGAACTCTTATTCGTCAAACTATGAAATCGACGCATTGTCCCCTCGACGTCACTCCTATGACGATCATTTTACACAAGGGCCTTCCAGCCTCGGGATGGCACGAGACGTTCATGCCCTCGAAACCCGGGTCTGAAGTTCTGTGCcggaagaaagaaagacttGGGATGTTATTTCTTCCGTATTAGGAAGACCTTGGATGTGACAACCTGGGATACCGCTGGGTGATGATGCTCGGATGGCGAAGATCTTTCATGCAGGGACCATCAACTCCCCGAGTCTCTCCCTTTCTGAGGGTTTCTTGTGAGAGTGATACAGCTGCAATCACGGAGACTTAAGATGACAACAAGAGCCACCTGCTACAGAGGGCCACCTGGGCGATGTACAGTATCATCAAAAGTCGTCATTCGTCATTGACAAGATTGGTTACGGATGATGTGGCGCTGCTGAGGTCCCCTTACGGCTGAAGAAATGCAGCGGCATCGAGAggggtgtgggtggttgcGCCACTTCTGTTAAGGAGTACCTGGTAGTCAGCCTGCCGCTTGCTGACTAGCCAGCTGGCATAAACGCCTTCATCGAGtccatcgtcatcaacaagTCAGCACAGCCACCTATCAATCCTTCGTGTTGCACAGTGATTGTGCCGGTACTTTTCTCTCACGGCAGCCTGCCTCAAAAGCCCCTACACTGAGTCTGATGTATGTCGACAGCGATGGTTTTCTACCCTCATCGTAGGCTGCCGACTCTGCTATTTTGCTGTAGGACAGATTGGGCTCGAGAGGACCTGATCCGTTGTCGTGGCGTGCAGTCGATCTGCCAAGACGCCGAAAGTGTCGATGATTGCGCCTCAACACAGGCATCACAGAAGTGCCAGCCCCGTTGTTGGTGGCCGACGTCCCATTCAGGTCTCCTCTGCGCCGCAAACTGACATGCAGCCCGTGTCTTCCTTTCCCACACCGGGCAACACACGCTGCTGTAACTGGACTGCGTGACGCTAGCTTTCTGGGTTTTCTGCAGACTCGGCCTGCTGGTAACCCTACAGTGCCTACCTCACCTCATCCCATCCAAACATGTCAGGTACGCTGAGAATGAGAAGAACGGGAAGGAGTGAGACAACTCATCCAACGTTAACAaatgatgaggttggtggctTGATAGATCCCAAAACGATTTAAGCGGCAGATCTCCAGCCTTTCAACGACGTGGTTGCCCTCACTCAGAGCTTGGACCCTCTCTTGTACTCCTTAACAGACGTTCGGGCTTTTCCCGAACGTCGCACACGCGCTTCACAGCTGGCAGTGACCCCACAGGTCCGGGGGGCCACAGCGCCCATTTTTCTTCCTCAAGGTCCCCATCGCCTCAGCCTTCTTTCAACACCTTGGTTGGACTTTTGAGGCTCATTCACTTTCCCCAAGTCATCCAAGTCACACCGGATTCCAGAGACACCACCAGAGCGTCTGTTCAAAGCAAGAAACGTACGCTCCAAGGCCTCAATTGTAGTCAGACCACCGCAGACTTGTAATACCAGTAATTCTCTTCACTCTCCAATAGCCGTATCCAACGAAACCTCTGGCGGCCTTGCATCCCTCGGTCCTCGAACCCCGAAGCTCTCGCCACGATTCCCAGCTTCCCCAGCCACACCTCGACAGCCTCGAGCATTCCCATTATCaccgtcaacaacaacaacaaccacttGCCTTGGGCAATGCGTCTCGTCTGCCGGTGACATCCTGATTGCGACGGCATTATACTCGGGAGCCCCCAAAGTAAAAATCTGTGACTCTGGGTACCACCTATCTCCTCGAATTCCCCAACGGCAAAGCCACATCGCGATCCTTATGGCCTCGAATCGAGGACCCACCACGACAGaagctcaagctcctcgCGCGCCCGCGACGGCGCTCACAGCCCAGAGGTCGCTGAAGCGCGCTCGCGAGACTACCCCGACCTCGCCAGAGTCTGCCCACTCGGGTGATCTCTCCCCATCCAAAATCGCTCGCCTGATGGGGCTACATACACCCACTCTGaccggcgccgccgccctcgaggaggagagacgacgacgagaggaagagcatcagcatcagcagctgGCCTCGTTGGAGACGAGTGAAAACCCCAACCATAGGGCGATTGAAGAGCTCATGTCGGGCGTAGTGAACGCGTTGAGTCGGTCACACGATGCACCCGCGCCCGCCCCTCCACCGACGGGGGTCTCAGAGATCGAGGCAGCTGCCGCCGCAGCGGCCAGGGCCTTGAGCTCAGTCACTATACCAACGGGGGAGAACCCAATCAGCGAGCTACAAGATGTCAGCCCCCAGAGCGGGACAAGCGGAGCGAGTCTCGAGGATGCTGAAGGACAGGTTGTGCACAGCCCTGCAGCAATGGACATTGACGGGCGTGGTGATCAACGCATGTATGCGCCGCAGCCAGATGCTCAGATGGATGAAAAGACAGCCAATTCTCTTTCATACCCGGGAGTTCTCTCACCACAGGGCAACATGCCGGCGCCTGGTGCTCCCCAAAGGGGGATGAGCATGCCTATGCCACCATCCCAGGGCTCCGACATGGAGCCTCGGTCACCTGGTAGCAGCAACAAGAAGCATAAATGCCCGTACTGCCAAACGGAATTTACACGCCATCATAATCTGAAGAGTCATCTTCTCACCCACAGTCAGGAGAAACCGTTTATCTGCAGCCACTGCCAGCAACGCTTCAGACGTCTCCATGACCTTAAACGGCACGGGAAGCTACATACTGGCGAAAAGCCGCATGTTTGCCCCAAGTGCGATAGGAAATTTGCTAGGGGAGATGCCCTGGCGAGACACAGCAAAGGAGCAGGTGGCTGCGCCGGGCGAAGATCAAGCATGGCTGgctttggcgaggaagacTACGAGGCCAGTGGTGCAGATGACTCTGCCATGTCTGGTGTTTTGTACGATGCCAATGCGAGCGGTGATATAGCGGACGATGAGCGGCGACGCTCGTTGCCTAGCATCAAGGCTCAACACGTTCCCGGACAGCCAGGCGTGGACGGCTATGCCACGCATTCCAACACATATCCCCCGGTTGGACAGCGACCAGGTGGCTTGTATCCTCCCAACGTCGACCGTGGTTCTACAAGTTCTAATACTTCACCCACCgttcccaacaaccacacccCTCACACGAGCATCTCTTCGGTGCCTTTAAGCGCTGGAGGTGCTTCTATGTATTCCCAGAGCGGCATGACGGAGAGTCCCAAACCCCTGAGCCCCGGAGCAGCACAGGCCAACCAGGGTCTTCTCCAGCGATCGCCGCACGAGACACATCAGGCGGCTTCGGGGCTGTCTCTTCCAGCGCACGGTATGTCACCAACAGCTAAGCAAGCCTGGCTCTCCCAGTATCCCCCTGCTGACCGAGATGCTATCAAAGGCAACACCGCGCCAACCGTTCAAGCCACAGGACGTGGTCGTGGTCGCGCTGCTAGCGGAGCGGCACCGGCAACCCAAGGGGCACCTCCTGCAGACGGCAACCTATTTGGGGcggaacaacaacaatcttACTGGGTGTTGCTCCAACATTTCGACGAGCGTCTGAAACAAATGCAAGACCAAGTGGCCGCTGAGATTTCAAAGGCCAGCGCCCCGCTGTTGGAAAAGATCAATATCCAGGATCAGCACATTGCGGCTCTGTCTGCCGAGGTGGCTTCGTTACGGCAGCAGTTGCAAGGGCAACAAGAACCGCCGTTACCACAGGGGCAAGAGCAGCAAGAAGCGGAGCAGCCACAGCATCAGCAATTacaggagcagcagccgcagcagcagcctgagGCGCCAAATGAGGTAGCAGTGCAAGAGTAGGAACGCTTGCAGCTGGCTTATACAGGTTCCGAAGGAAGCGGTGGGGGAGCTCAAGGCTCCTTGCAGCGGATTGGGATCAATATGCGTCACGCactggaggagagggggtggaCAAATGGTCCGAGCTATTCTGTGcatttggggggggtttgaCACCCAGTCTGGTAAGGCCACCGCTACCATGCGATAGTGAAGGATAGATGGAGGGAGGGTATCCAAAGAAACCAACAATAGTGGTGTTTGGCGAGAAGAGAAGGGCGGTAGCGGCCAAACATCCCCAGGAACTGTGGGCCAAGCGCGGGGGGCTGTAACTACTACATTCTGTTTGCATCTTTGTTGCACATATTTGGAAGCTGGTTTCCAGGGCAGAAGTTTTCGGTCATTAGGGTTGGGTAATGGTGAGAACAGTTGTGTTCTTTGGTCATGCCCATATAGTGACATTGTATGAGAGGGGGGTTATCCATGGGCGCTATTTAGATCAGTGTGCCTCGAGGCAATAAAAGGTCTATTTTATATGTATTGGGCGGGCGGGCGGCTGAGATTTCTCCCATGATTGTATTATATAGTGATGAGAAAGCAACAGCCTCTGGTTCTTCAATCCCGTCTGTGAATGCCTGCCCAAAAACGTGTTGCATCTTTTGAGCAGGGCCAGGGGGCGGGGCTTTTGGAAAAGTCTTGGCGACAGGTGACAGCCACCGGGGGGGCGGCCCCACCGGGACGTCATCACCTGGAATGGGTTCGGCTCGGCTCTTAGCGGCACGTAATACGGCGCAAGGTGGAAGGAAGGGCAGTAAGCTCAGGGTTCAAGTCATCTAACCATCTCATGAGGCTGTTCTCACCTTTGCTGCCATTTTCATTGAAACAAAGAAGGAGCACGACGTTTGATAATTCGAAGCTTTTTGTTATCATCAGCTCGGCGAAACTTTGCAAGTTGTGAGAACGTACATCGTAAACACGTCTTGATAAGAAGCCGAATCTCCCGATCCGtccaccctccctcccatcgtGCACGTCCACTATCTACCTTCGACGACGCGGGTTAGAAAGTTAAAGTTTGGGACCGACAgatttcccccccccccaaattCCAGTGCACGAATAGTGTTTTTTTTATGGGGATTAGGGATCGCGCGTCCGGAGTCTGTGTTTAGGGGGAAAGTTTGATAGGTACCTACCTCCTAGATTGGGTGTTATCCGCCCCctcctttccttttcttttgttctcTCTTGTTAAGGTGAGCAGTGGATTTATTCTCTTTTTGTTTCGTTCATTTTTTGGCTACtgttgttgtagttgttgttgtataATTCATCATGGACCGCGAGAGCGGTTCTACGGGGACGCCCCCTGTTAtcacgaggaagaaggggaagaaaacGGCAATGAAGAATAAGGGTGTTGACGCGAATGTAGGGACTTCTAACTTGAAGGAGACGATTACGGCGGACgagcctgctgctgcgagtTCGAGTGTtgtgaaggaggtggtggtggtgccgagCACGCcaaagaagagcaaggggtcgaaggggaagaagggtaGTGCTGTAAGTTGACTGCTTTGCCATGGGATAGGTTGTTGGGTTGCTGACACTGGAGGTAGAGCTTGGACAGTCACATCGAGTCATCTTCTTCCAAGACACCAcagcaagaacaacaacccaagAAAGCGGCCGTGATAAGCTCGAATATGGCATTGGCCGAGTCGACGGGGGATTTCTTCGAAAAGGCAGCGGATGAGCTTCCTGTCAAGACAATGGCAACGTCAAGTTCCAAGGGTGTGCAAGTCAATGGTGTGAATGGCGTCCGTGGCGGCCTGGATGACGAAAAGGAAAGACCAAGCGAAAAAGGAAATAGGCTTGTCAACGGTGAACGGAGTGGGACAGCTACTCTCACCCAAAGGAAGCAGCAGAAGAGTTCCGCTCTCAAAGCCAAAGACAACGACTACCCACCGCTTTACGATGACGACGAACGGGAGGACCGCCGACTGGACCGAATTCAGGCCTATCGAGCTGCCGGGATCCGGTTCGCGCCGTGGAATATTCCTTATCGACGCCGGATGCAGACCGTAGCGGTTATCATCCACTGCCTTAGCATCGCGTCGACGGTgtcgtttttctttttcctgtgCGCCATCCCGATCTTTTGGCCGCTGATTATCCCTTACCTGCTGCACATGTCGCTGTCCAAAAACGCCACTGATGGGAGGTTGCGGATGCGTTCTGAGCGCTGGCGAAGGCTGCCGGTTTGGAAGTTGTTTGGGGAATACTTCCCTGCCAAGTTGCACAAGACACACGACTTGCCCCCGACGAGGAAGTACATTTTTGGGTATCACCCCCATGGCATCATCTCCCATGGAGCGTTTGCTGCTTTTGCCACCGAGGCACTGGGGTTTTCGGAGAAGTTTCCGGGCATCACCAATTCACTGTTGACGCTGGATTCCAACTTTAGGATCCCACTCTACAGGGATTATATCCTCGCTTTTGGGCTCCAGTCTGTCTCCAAAGAGTCGATAACCAACATTCTGACCAAGGGCGGGCCGAACAACGAGGGGATGGGCAGGGCGGTGACGATTGTGGTTGGGGGAGCTAGGGAGTCGCTCGAGGCGCAGCCGGGGGTGATGAATCTGGTGCTGGCGGACAGGAAGGGGTTTGTCAAGATGGCCATTAGGACGGGAGCCGATCTGGTGCCGGTGCTGGCGTTTGGGGAGAATGATCTGTATGATCAGCTTAGTCCGAAGACACACCCTTGGTTGC is a window of Podospora pseudopauciseta strain CBS 411.78 chromosome 1, whole genome shotgun sequence DNA encoding:
- the DGA1 gene encoding diacylglycerol O-acyltransferase 1 (COG:I; BUSCO:EOG09261G92; EggNog:ENOG503NX4Z), which produces MDRESGSTGTPPVITRKKGKKTAMKNKGVDANVGTSNLKETITADEPAAASSSVVKEVVVVPSTPKKSKGSKGKKGSASLDSHIESSSSKTPQQEQQPKKAAVISSNMALAESTGDFFEKAADELPVKTMATSSSKGVQVNGVNGVRGGLDDEKERPSEKGNRLVNGERSGTATLTQRKQQKSSALKAKDNDYPPLYDDDEREDRRLDRIQAYRAAGIRFAPWNIPYRRRMQTVAVIIHCLSIASTVSFFFFLCAIPIFWPLIIPYLLHMSLSKNATDGRLRMRSERWRRLPVWKLFGEYFPAKLHKTHDLPPTRKYIFGYHPHGIISHGAFAAFATEALGFSEKFPGITNSLLTLDSNFRIPLYRDYILAFGLQSVSKESITNILTKGGPNNEGMGRAVTIVVGGARESLEAQPGVMNLVLADRKGFVKMAIRTGADLVPVLAFGENDLYDQLSPKTHPWLHKAQMWVLRTLKFTLPFLHGRGIFNYDVGLMPYRRRLNIVVGRPIMVAQKREGEIENEEVNRLHSEYVGELEKMWERYKDVFAAGRRGEMNILK
- the SUN4 gene encoding Sperm-associated antigen 4 protein (COG:S; EggNog:ENOG503NUJ1; CAZy:GH132), with amino-acid sequence MKGLFKTAVAAAVVAGVVAQPHNHGHAHLHRHARKHNQSPVELEKRTDKTVIITEVVEGPTVVKYVLDGQVIPEEKAQEGIAAGQFAVVGSSKPSFSAPPPSVTTSIVLPEHGGQFFEKTTSAKPEPTTTSEAPKVKATEEPEPEKEEEEEEEEEPEVPKGTGLDAEFPSGKIRCSEVPTDYGAVKIPWSTTRGWTTLASFGDWVKGKAVDNIDQPVDGTCGPKMMCSYACPPGYQKTQWPEEQGATGQSVGGLWCNADGFLELTRPSVKTLCEAGAGGVFVRNELDDNAAVCRTDYPGNENMIIPVDTQPGGTYPLTNPDSRTYYKWQGKPTTAQYYVNNAGVPVQEACKWKSEKYPDSAGNWSPTNIGVGKSLTGETFLSVFPNLPTSHAILNFDIKVEGDISGTCWLKAGTYSQDKGCTVGLKPGGTAYIVFKKPGSFQV
- a CDS encoding hypothetical protein (COG:S; EggNog:ENOG503P02F) encodes the protein MASNRGPTTTEAQAPRAPATALTAQRSLKRARETTPTSPESAHSGDLSPSKIARLMGLHTPTLTGAAALEEERRRREEEHQHQQLASLETSENPNHRAIEELMSGVVNALSRSHDAPAPAPPPTGVSEIEAAAAAAARALSSVTIPTGENPISELQDVSPQSGTSGASLEDAEGQVVHSPAAMDIDGRGDQRMYAPQPDAQMDEKTANSLSYPGVLSPQGNMPAPGAPQRGMSMPMPPSQGSDMEPRSPGSSNKKHKCPYCQTEFTRHHNLKSHLLTHSQEKPFICSHCQQRFRRLHDLKRHGKLHTGEKPHVCPKCDRKFARGDALARHSKGAGGCAGRRSSMAGFGEEDYEASGADDSAMSGVLYDANASGDIADDERRRSLPSIKAQHVPGQPGVDGYATHSNTYPPVGQRPGGLYPPNVDRGSTSSNTSPTVPNNHTPHTSISSVPLSAGGASMYSQSGMTESPKPLSPGAAQANQGLLQRSPHETHQAASGLSLPAHGNTAPTVQATGRGRGRAASGAAPATQGAPPADGNLFGAEQQQSYWVLLQHFDERLKQMQDQVAAEISKASAPLLEKINIQDQHIAALSAEVASLRQQLQGQQEPPLPQGQEQQEAEQPQHQQLQEQQPQQQPEAPNEVAVQE